From one Luteipulveratus mongoliensis genomic stretch:
- a CDS encoding histidine phosphatase family protein, producing MSVLLLVRHGQASFGKRDYDVLSERGHEQATILGKALAARGIRPDHVIHGGMRRQADTAAGIIGAAGWSVDPVTDDGWAEFDHEDVIAGHRPAYRHSSLMKADLARTLKPRKAFQTMFVEATGRWSAGKHDDHYRETFGSFCSRIESSLRVAAEGSGTTVVVTSGGVIGVIASRLLTGSTAIWSDLNSVTINTGVTKIISGSSGLTLVSLNEHTHLEHDSSLITYR from the coding sequence ATGAGCGTCCTGCTCCTTGTCCGGCACGGCCAGGCGTCATTCGGCAAGCGTGACTACGACGTGTTGTCCGAGCGCGGCCACGAGCAAGCCACGATCCTCGGAAAAGCCCTGGCGGCCAGAGGTATTCGCCCTGATCACGTCATCCATGGGGGCATGCGACGGCAGGCGGACACTGCCGCCGGGATCATCGGTGCTGCGGGTTGGTCGGTGGACCCTGTCACGGACGACGGCTGGGCCGAGTTCGACCATGAGGACGTCATCGCCGGCCACCGACCGGCGTACCGGCACTCATCATTGATGAAGGCTGACCTGGCGCGAACTCTCAAGCCTCGCAAGGCATTCCAGACGATGTTCGTCGAGGCGACGGGGCGCTGGTCGGCGGGCAAGCACGATGACCACTATCGCGAGACGTTCGGATCTTTCTGCTCTCGTATCGAGTCCTCACTCCGCGTGGCCGCGGAAGGGTCGGGTACGACCGTTGTCGTCACCTCAGGCGGTGTGATCGGCGTGATCGCCTCGCGTCTGCTGACCGGGTCGACGGCCATCTGGAGCGACCTCAACTCCGTCACGATCAACACCGGTGTCACCAAGATCATCAGTGGCTCGTCCGGACTGACTCTGGTGTCACTCAACGAGCACACCCATCTCGAACACGACTCCAGCCTGATCACCTACCGCTGA
- a CDS encoding NADPH:quinone oxidoreductase family protein, which translates to MRAAQVTTVDGPTAVKVAEVAAPTRPDDQVLIEVHRAGVAYPDVLLSRGEYQFKPELPFIPGAEVSGVVREAPEGSAFTVGQRVAAFPAFGGFAELAHTSEAMVLPLPDGMDLDTAAALPMNYMTCVFALAQRGRLAEGETVLVHGASGGIGTAGIQVAKSLGAKTIAVVSTEEKRAAATDAGADWVILADGFKDAVEELTSGRGVDVVLDPVGGDRFTDSLRSLAPEGRLLVIGFTGGDIPTVKVNRLLHNNTSVIGVGWGAYWLPRPEVLREQWDQLIGLWHGGGIKPLIGATYELDQVGEALQSLDERHAKGKVLLRVTD; encoded by the coding sequence ATGCGCGCAGCCCAGGTCACGACAGTCGACGGTCCGACGGCCGTCAAGGTTGCCGAGGTCGCGGCGCCGACCCGGCCCGACGACCAGGTGCTCATCGAGGTGCACCGCGCCGGCGTGGCGTACCCCGATGTGCTGCTGTCCCGCGGCGAGTATCAGTTCAAGCCCGAGCTGCCGTTCATCCCTGGCGCGGAGGTCTCGGGCGTTGTGCGCGAGGCGCCTGAGGGATCAGCGTTCACGGTCGGCCAGCGGGTCGCAGCGTTCCCTGCATTCGGCGGATTCGCCGAGCTGGCGCACACGTCCGAGGCGATGGTCCTGCCGCTGCCGGACGGCATGGACCTCGACACCGCAGCCGCGCTCCCGATGAACTACATGACCTGTGTCTTCGCGCTGGCCCAACGGGGACGTCTGGCCGAGGGCGAGACCGTCCTGGTCCACGGCGCCTCCGGTGGCATCGGCACTGCTGGCATCCAGGTGGCGAAGTCGTTGGGGGCCAAGACGATTGCCGTGGTGTCCACGGAGGAGAAGCGGGCAGCGGCCACCGATGCAGGCGCCGACTGGGTCATCCTTGCCGACGGTTTCAAGGACGCTGTCGAGGAGCTGACCTCCGGCCGCGGTGTCGACGTCGTGCTCGATCCGGTGGGCGGCGACCGCTTCACCGACTCGCTGCGCTCACTGGCTCCCGAGGGCCGGCTGCTGGTGATCGGTTTCACCGGCGGCGACATCCCGACCGTCAAGGTCAATCGTCTGCTGCACAACAACACGTCGGTGATCGGGGTGGGCTGGGGCGCCTACTGGCTCCCCCGCCCCGAGGTGCTGCGCGAGCAGTGGGACCAGCTGATCGGGCTGTGGCACGGCGGCGGCATCAAGCCGCTGATCGGTGCGACCTACGAGCTCGACCAGGTGGGCGAAGCCCTGCAGTCCCTCGACGAGCGCCACGCCAAGGGCAAGGTCCTGCTGCGCGTCACTGACTGA
- a CDS encoding TM0106 family RecB-like putative nuclease yields the protein MQRVDGRIVLSPTDLTKHVACPHITTLDLQWMAQESGERRPKGADDALKLVFSKGISHERDYLAILRERGLSVVEIADEDRVAAEQETVAAMRSGVDVIYQATLYDGSWVGHADFLLRRERPSDLGAWSYDVADTKLARRLKVPALLQMAMYAERLTELQGAAPQQLVVVTGDKQEHPWRLVDVASYARRIRERLEGVVAAPPPTEPAPVAHCTMCRWQTVCEEQWEAEDDLVQVAGLRSDQRMALRSKGIATLTDLAAASPEQIGDALTPLTRDRLLHQARLQVREREAGEASYDLLPPEPGKGLQRLPEPAAGDVYLDFEGDPWAQDGEGREYLAGLWERSGAFSSWWAHDFEQEGKLVADLIDELMRRWAADPDLHIYHYAPYEITALQRMTARHATREAELDQLLRAERFVDLYAVVKQGLRISKPSYSIKKLEDFYWGHTRTADTDAAVADAMTSVVDYERWLTDGGQSILDEIERYNREDVRSTHDLHVWLEQRRDELAATGVSLRRPTPPELKAVSDAELEEQALTERLLASGHDLLAGCVGWHRREARPGWWAFFRYGAMSDEEIVADGTAIGRVGAPVFVEDVLSPTGRATSKRWRYTFPPQDFALRGRPHDVDTNEGVGQVLDADPVEGWVDVKIGARNEPKVVRGLGPEGPINDGVLRSSIQRCAERMLAGERPLGVALIERAVPTAADLEPRTGETPKDVVVRVGAGLDGQILAVQGPPGTGKTYAASALIRELLDSGKTVGVTALSHAVIENVLKEVDRPAWQKTTVPEVAPDDQITRLDSNDAVEAGLADGSMRLVGGTAWMWAREGMADAVDVLVIDEAGQFSLANAVAVAQSARSLVLLGDPQQLTQPTQAAHPFGAGASALDHLLDGHDTIPADRGVFLDRTFRMHPEVCSFVSELMYDGRLHPAEHRERQLVDAPGLVSGTGLRWVEVEHGGNVADSVEEAEVVGRLVDDLLTGTWTDVHHERHPMTVDDVLVVAPYNAHVAQLAAHLPDDVRVGTVDRFQGRQAPVVIYAMGSSSAHDAPRGVDFLFDLHRLNVAVSRAKALAVVVASPALLEAEVHTPHQLRAVNALCRYADLAAVSQ from the coding sequence GGCCGAGCAGGAGACCGTCGCGGCGATGCGTTCCGGTGTCGACGTGATCTACCAGGCGACGTTGTACGACGGGTCCTGGGTCGGGCACGCGGACTTCCTTCTCCGTCGCGAGCGTCCGAGCGACCTCGGCGCGTGGTCCTACGACGTGGCCGACACCAAGCTGGCGCGCCGGCTGAAGGTCCCGGCGCTGCTGCAGATGGCGATGTACGCCGAGCGGTTGACCGAGCTGCAGGGCGCGGCCCCACAGCAGCTCGTCGTGGTGACCGGCGACAAGCAGGAGCATCCGTGGCGCCTGGTCGATGTCGCGTCCTATGCCCGACGGATTCGTGAACGACTCGAAGGCGTCGTCGCCGCGCCGCCTCCCACCGAGCCGGCGCCGGTGGCGCACTGCACGATGTGCCGCTGGCAGACAGTGTGCGAGGAGCAGTGGGAGGCCGAGGACGACCTCGTCCAGGTGGCTGGGTTGCGCTCCGACCAACGAATGGCGCTGCGGTCCAAGGGGATTGCGACCCTCACCGACCTGGCCGCGGCCAGTCCCGAGCAGATCGGTGACGCGCTCACCCCGCTGACTCGAGACCGTCTCCTGCATCAGGCCCGCCTGCAGGTCCGCGAGCGAGAGGCCGGGGAGGCGTCGTACGACCTGCTCCCGCCCGAGCCAGGCAAGGGACTCCAGCGGCTGCCTGAGCCGGCCGCCGGAGACGTCTACCTCGACTTCGAGGGTGACCCGTGGGCGCAGGACGGCGAGGGACGCGAATACCTCGCGGGGCTCTGGGAGCGCTCGGGTGCGTTCAGCTCGTGGTGGGCGCACGACTTCGAGCAGGAGGGCAAGCTGGTCGCCGATCTGATCGATGAGCTGATGCGGCGGTGGGCGGCTGATCCCGACCTGCACATCTATCACTACGCGCCGTACGAGATCACCGCGTTGCAGCGGATGACCGCCCGGCACGCGACGCGCGAGGCGGAGCTGGACCAGCTGCTGCGAGCCGAGCGGTTCGTCGACCTCTACGCGGTCGTCAAGCAGGGCCTTCGGATCAGCAAGCCGTCGTACTCCATCAAAAAGCTCGAGGACTTCTACTGGGGTCACACCCGGACCGCGGACACCGACGCGGCGGTCGCCGATGCCATGACCTCGGTGGTCGACTACGAGCGCTGGCTGACCGACGGCGGTCAGAGCATCCTGGATGAGATCGAGCGCTACAACCGTGAGGACGTCCGGTCCACGCACGACCTGCACGTCTGGCTCGAGCAGCGGCGCGACGAGCTGGCGGCGACGGGCGTCAGTCTCCGGCGCCCGACCCCTCCGGAGCTCAAGGCGGTCAGCGACGCCGAGCTCGAGGAGCAGGCCCTGACCGAGCGGCTGCTTGCCTCTGGCCACGACCTGCTGGCCGGGTGTGTGGGCTGGCACCGTCGCGAGGCGCGCCCGGGGTGGTGGGCGTTCTTCCGCTACGGAGCGATGAGCGACGAGGAGATCGTCGCGGACGGCACTGCGATCGGGCGGGTGGGTGCGCCGGTCTTCGTCGAGGACGTGCTCAGCCCCACGGGTCGGGCGACGTCGAAGCGCTGGCGCTACACGTTTCCCCCGCAGGACTTCGCGCTGAGGGGCCGGCCACACGACGTCGACACCAACGAAGGTGTCGGTCAGGTCCTCGACGCGGACCCGGTCGAGGGCTGGGTCGACGTCAAGATCGGTGCGCGGAACGAGCCGAAGGTCGTGCGCGGCCTCGGCCCTGAGGGCCCTATCAACGATGGTGTGCTGCGCTCGTCGATCCAGCGCTGCGCTGAGCGGATGCTGGCAGGCGAGCGTCCGCTCGGTGTCGCCCTCATCGAGCGCGCGGTCCCGACCGCCGCGGATCTGGAGCCTCGGACGGGGGAGACGCCGAAGGATGTCGTCGTGCGAGTCGGCGCAGGTCTCGACGGTCAGATCCTCGCGGTCCAGGGTCCTCCCGGCACGGGCAAGACCTACGCCGCGTCTGCCCTCATCCGCGAGCTGCTGGACAGTGGCAAAACCGTTGGTGTGACTGCGCTTTCGCACGCGGTCATCGAAAACGTCCTGAAAGAGGTTGATCGTCCCGCGTGGCAGAAGACCACTGTCCCGGAGGTGGCGCCCGACGATCAGATCACGCGTCTCGACAGCAATGACGCCGTCGAGGCCGGTCTGGCCGACGGCAGCATGCGTCTGGTCGGAGGCACCGCCTGGATGTGGGCGCGCGAGGGGATGGCCGATGCTGTCGACGTCCTGGTCATCGACGAGGCCGGCCAGTTCTCACTGGCCAACGCCGTGGCGGTGGCGCAGTCGGCGCGCTCCCTCGTACTCCTCGGTGATCCGCAGCAGCTCACTCAGCCGACCCAGGCGGCGCACCCGTTCGGTGCAGGCGCATCTGCTCTGGACCACCTGCTCGACGGTCACGACACGATCCCGGCGGACCGTGGCGTGTTCCTCGACCGCACCTTCCGGATGCACCCGGAGGTCTGCTCGTTCGTCTCCGAGCTGATGTACGACGGTCGCCTGCATCCCGCAGAGCATCGGGAGCGCCAGCTCGTCGATGCACCGGGCCTGGTCAGCGGCACCGGACTCCGGTGGGTCGAGGTCGAGCACGGGGGCAACGTCGCGGACAGTGTCGAGGAGGCCGAGGTCGTCGGTCGGCTGGTCGATGACCTGCTGACCGGGACGTGGACGGACGTGCACCACGAGCGACACCCCATGACCGTCGATGACGTGCTCGTCGTGGCGCCCTACAACGCGCACGTCGCCCAGCTGGCCGCTCACCTGCCGGACGACGTACGCGTGGGCACGGTCGACCGGTTCCAGGGCAGGCAGGCGCCCGTGGTGATCTATGCGATGGGCTCGTCATCAGCGCACGACGCACCCCGTGGCGTGGACTTCCTCTTCGACCTGCACCGCCTCAACGTTGCGGTCTCCAGGGCGAAGGCCCTTGCCGTCGTGGTCGCCTCGCCGGCGCTGCTCGAGGCCGAGGTGCACACGCCGCACCAGCTGCGGGCGGTCAACGCCCTGTGCCGCTACGCCGACCTCGCGGCCGTCAGTCAGTGA